In the genome of Gloeotrichia echinulata CP02, one region contains:
- a CDS encoding O-linked N-acetylglucosamine transferase, SPINDLY family protein, with product MNQSVLNAAPVQLQQQAYNLLIEEDYFQAANLYEQAINAEPDVKLHYWYLGLMLFLQGKEVEAQTTWFMAMMEGEPEEVEAWNEELVEVLQTEAERREKQEQYVIAEKIRQNIKQISPENIHNLLHLLQMSIKLEIYTGEELQEMGIIKILQSEPIVEVNLDLLMEVFKILLEYAPAHPSTLNFLEACLPHFQNNPQYLLIVLLPAALEIGYSKKLTKVAVQLCEIYLKLSPNNTEVIGHLASFYQNTEQYEKGIETAKIFFSLVEGLADKVFANRQVLRGLMSAGGHWEESYHMHQRQESLVKLLIEENYKEFDSTRISRLFNANFFTPYIEDNPEKNRIIQNQLLQFCQTNIENNSRETVERYYQGHIERKNKNRIDKKLKIGYLSHCLRSHSVGWLARWLFEYCDQEKFEINAYFISTNPIFDPLHEWYLSHVDKSFKSNSTWEIAEEIYQDEIDILIDLDSITLDITCGIIALKPAPIQVTWLGWDASGSPAVDYFIADPYVLPESAQEYYSEKIWRLPQTYIAVDGFEVSVPTVTREQLDIPHDAIVFFSAQRGFKRHPEVTRLQLRVIKQVPNSYLLIKGLSDEESIKSFFEQIAEEEGVDYSNLRFLPIVASESVHRANLGIADIVLDTYPYNGATTTLETLWMGIPMVTRVGEQFAARNSYTMMMNAGITEGIAWTDEEYVEWGVRLGNDEALRQQIAWKLRQSRKTSPLWNGKQFTREMENAYTQMWEKYLKG from the coding sequence ATGAATCAATCTGTTTTAAATGCTGCTCCAGTTCAATTACAGCAACAAGCTTATAATTTGCTAATCGAAGAGGACTACTTTCAGGCTGCTAACCTCTACGAGCAAGCAATTAACGCCGAGCCTGATGTTAAATTACATTATTGGTATCTGGGATTAATGTTATTTTTGCAAGGGAAAGAGGTAGAAGCTCAGACGACTTGGTTCATGGCCATGATGGAAGGAGAACCAGAAGAAGTTGAGGCTTGGAATGAGGAATTAGTTGAAGTTTTGCAAACAGAAGCCGAACGCCGAGAAAAACAGGAACAATATGTAATTGCTGAAAAAATCCGCCAAAATATAAAACAAATTTCTCCTGAAAATATTCACAACTTATTGCATCTGTTACAGATGTCTATCAAGCTAGAAATTTACACAGGTGAAGAATTACAGGAAATGGGGATAATTAAAATCCTCCAATCTGAACCGATAGTAGAAGTAAACTTAGATCTGTTGATGGAAGTTTTCAAAATTCTTTTAGAGTATGCACCTGCACACCCATCAACTTTGAATTTTTTGGAAGCTTGTTTACCACATTTCCAAAACAATCCCCAATATTTGTTGATTGTATTACTGCCAGCAGCTTTAGAAATAGGTTATTCTAAAAAGTTAACCAAAGTTGCAGTACAGCTTTGTGAAATTTATTTAAAGTTAAGTCCTAATAATACAGAAGTTATTGGTCATCTGGCTAGCTTTTATCAAAACACTGAACAATATGAAAAAGGTATAGAAACTGCCAAAATATTCTTTTCATTAGTAGAAGGTTTAGCAGATAAAGTTTTTGCTAATCGTCAAGTTTTGAGGGGATTAATGAGTGCTGGTGGACATTGGGAAGAATCTTATCATATGCATCAAAGACAAGAATCATTAGTTAAATTGCTGATAGAAGAGAATTATAAAGAATTTGATTCTACTAGAATATCAAGATTATTTAATGCTAACTTTTTTACCCCATATATTGAAGATAATCCTGAAAAAAATAGAATCATTCAAAATCAATTATTACAGTTTTGTCAAACAAATATAGAAAATAACAGTAGAGAAACAGTAGAGCGATATTATCAAGGACACATAGAAAGAAAAAATAAAAATAGAATTGATAAGAAATTAAAGATAGGATATTTATCACATTGCCTTAGAAGTCATTCGGTAGGTTGGTTAGCACGATGGTTATTTGAGTACTGTGATCAAGAAAAGTTTGAAATAAATGCTTATTTTATTAGTACTAATCCAATTTTCGATCCACTGCATGAATGGTATCTTAGCCATGTAGACAAATCCTTTAAGTCAAATTCAACCTGGGAAATTGCCGAAGAAATTTATCAGGATGAAATCGATATTTTAATTGATTTAGATAGCATTACTCTAGACATTACTTGTGGTATTATAGCTCTAAAACCTGCACCAATTCAAGTTACTTGGTTAGGTTGGGATGCTTCAGGTAGTCCAGCAGTAGATTATTTTATTGCAGACCCCTACGTTTTACCAGAATCAGCCCAGGAATATTACAGTGAAAAAATTTGGCGTTTACCTCAAACCTATATAGCTGTGGATGGTTTTGAGGTGAGTGTACCTACAGTAACTCGTGAACAGTTAGATATTCCTCATGATGCAATAGTGTTTTTCTCGGCTCAAAGAGGTTTTAAGCGACATCCAGAGGTCACTAGACTACAATTAAGGGTTATTAAACAAGTTCCCAATAGCTATTTATTGATTAAAGGACTATCTGACGAAGAATCCATTAAATCATTCTTTGAGCAAATAGCAGAAGAGGAAGGAGTTGATTACTCAAATCTACGATTTCTCCCAATTGTTGCTTCAGAAAGCGTTCATAGAGCTAATTTAGGAATTGCTGATATAGTATTAGATACCTATCCCTATAATGGCGCTACAACAACTTTAGAAACCTTGTGGATGGGTATTCCTATGGTGACGCGAGTAGGTGAGCAATTTGCAGCCCGTAACAGCTACACTATGATGATGAATGCGGGTATCACAGAAGGGATTGCTTGGACTGATGAAGAATATGTAGAGTGGGGTGTGCGCTTAGGAAACGATGAGGCTTTGCGACAACAAATCGCTTGGAAATTGAGACAGTCAAGGAAAACTTCACCCCTGTGGAATGGTAAGCAATTTACACGTGAAATGGAAAATGCTTACACACAAATGTGGGAGAAGTATCTTAAAGGTTAA
- a CDS encoding tetratricopeptide repeat protein, producing MSQKLYNQGRWQEAIASYQRLLELQLTDADIYWNLSQCYRNLNLLDDYFRTLQQGIQIYPQNGKLHFTLIIDLRRNGLTQQAIDCAEIACQCLPHDYTFKVLKYLTVPTIYQNQEEIGFYRQRYTQGLQDLIAQTSLQTIEEKHNTLAGISRLTNFYLSYQAENDIDLQRQYGKLVHEIMAANFPQWIVPLSMPKLQANEKIRIGYASDYLHSYSGTLWLTGWLKYCDRHNFEIYCYYTGNEPDAVTEKFQEYSDIFYHIPDNLSAVSEQIIADKLHILVYPEVGMNPQTLLMAGLRLAPVQCVAWGHPVTTGLTTIDYFLSSELMEAENAQEHYSEKLIRLPNIGVSYPKPHIPPIVKNRASFQLPDDAIIYLCCQAPFKYLPQYDFIFAEIACRLPQAKFVFLRGTLLQERLQRAFVAVGLNSEDYCVFLTIPERLDYLMINLLSDVYLDTFTWSGGNTTLEAIACNLPIVTCPGEFMRGRHSDSFLKMLGVTDTIAKNEAEYIEIAVKLGLNPAWRREISERISQGHDRLFDDKTCVAGLEAFYKQIVEFIS from the coding sequence TTGAGTCAAAAATTATATAATCAGGGAAGATGGCAAGAAGCGATCGCTTCATATCAAAGGCTGTTAGAATTGCAGTTAACAGATGCAGATATTTACTGGAATTTAAGTCAATGCTATAGAAACTTAAACTTGCTAGATGACTATTTTCGGACTCTACAGCAAGGAATCCAAATTTACCCGCAAAATGGTAAATTGCATTTTACACTGATTATAGACTTGCGACGCAATGGACTTACTCAACAAGCAATTGATTGTGCAGAAATTGCTTGTCAATGTTTACCCCATGACTATACTTTTAAAGTTCTCAAATATTTAACAGTACCAACTATTTATCAGAATCAAGAAGAAATAGGATTTTATCGTCAACGTTATACTCAAGGATTGCAAGATTTAATTGCACAAACCTCTCTGCAAACTATTGAAGAAAAACACAATACTTTAGCTGGTATCAGTAGGCTGACAAACTTTTACCTATCTTATCAAGCAGAAAATGATATAGATTTACAACGCCAATATGGAAAGTTAGTACATGAAATTATGGCAGCTAACTTTCCTCAATGGATTGTACCTTTATCTATGCCAAAACTCCAAGCTAATGAAAAAATTCGTATTGGCTATGCTTCCGATTATCTGCATTCTTATAGTGGTACACTGTGGTTAACTGGTTGGTTAAAATATTGCGATCGCCACAATTTTGAAATCTACTGTTATTACACAGGTAATGAACCAGATGCAGTAACTGAAAAATTCCAAGAATACAGTGATATATTCTACCATATTCCTGACAATTTATCAGCAGTTTCTGAACAAATAATTGCCGATAAATTACATATTTTAGTATATCCAGAAGTTGGCATGAATCCCCAAACTCTGCTCATGGCTGGGTTGCGGCTTGCGCCTGTGCAATGTGTAGCTTGGGGACATCCGGTAACGACTGGTTTGACTACAATTGATTACTTTTTATCTAGCGAATTAATGGAAGCAGAAAATGCTCAAGAGCATTATTCAGAAAAATTAATTCGCTTACCGAATATTGGTGTTTCCTATCCTAAACCACATATTCCCCCAATTGTTAAAAATCGGGCATCTTTTCAACTACCAGATGATGCAATAATCTACTTATGCTGTCAAGCGCCGTTTAAATATTTACCACAATACGATTTTATTTTTGCAGAAATAGCTTGTCGTCTTCCCCAAGCTAAATTTGTCTTTTTGCGTGGTACTTTACTTCAAGAGCGACTACAAAGAGCTTTTGTTGCTGTAGGTCTTAATAGTGAGGATTACTGTGTATTTCTCACTATTCCAGAACGACTAGACTATTTAATGATTAATTTACTTTCTGATGTTTATCTAGACACATTCACTTGGTCTGGAGGTAATACTACATTAGAAGCGATCGCTTGTAATTTACCCATCGTTACTTGTCCTGGTGAATTTATGCGGGGTCGTCACTCTGACAGTTTCCTAAAAATGTTGGGAGTGACAGATACTATTGCTAAAAATGAAGCAGAATATATTGAAATTGCTGTCAAATTAGGGCTAAACCCAGCTTGGCGACGCGAGATTTCAGAACGAATTAGCCAAGGTCATGACCGACTATTTGATGATAAAACTTGTGTGGCTGGTTTAGAAGCGTTCTATAAACAAATTGTTGAATTCATCTCGTAG
- a CDS encoding type IV pilin-like G/H family protein: MLKPELQAKFIQHLNNRKNKTEEGFTLIELLVVVIIIGVLAAIALPSLLGQVNKAKQSEARNYLGTVNRSQQAYFLEYQKFATGLSELQVGVKSQTDNYKYEVTAGLSSVGAFTGTPVKNALKAYYGVVGTTTANTATSESLTLAIACESAGPTTTPPVPTDTSSFTACENSYVSLSR, translated from the coding sequence ATGCTGAAGCCAGAATTACAAGCGAAATTCATCCAACACCTCAACAATCGCAAGAACAAAACTGAAGAAGGTTTTACTCTTATTGAATTGCTTGTAGTCGTAATTATTATTGGTGTACTTGCTGCTATTGCATTACCTTCACTATTAGGTCAAGTAAACAAAGCCAAGCAGTCAGAAGCTAGAAACTACTTAGGTACAGTTAACCGTTCTCAACAAGCCTATTTCTTGGAATATCAAAAGTTTGCCACTGGACTGTCTGAATTACAAGTAGGGGTTAAGAGTCAAACTGATAATTACAAATACGAAGTCACCGCTGGTTTATCATCTGTTGGTGCATTTACAGGCACACCCGTAAAAAATGCACTGAAAGCTTATTATGGTGTTGTAGGTACGACTACAGCCAATACAGCCACCTCTGAGTCACTAACTTTAGCCATTGCTTGTGAGTCAGCCGGTCCTACTACAACTCCACCAGTCCCCACTGACACTAGTAGCTTCACTGCTTGCGAGAATAGTTATGTCTCTTTATCTAGGTAA
- a CDS encoding cation-translocating P-type ATPase, translated as MSNWYQLNYPEVLQELGSDMSEGLSQEQANHRLRLHGYNQLIEQDLKKPWVILWEQLTDTLVIILIVAAIVSAILGDYNDAIGIIAIVVLIALLGFNQEYRAQKAIATLKKLSIPTVKVRRSGCVTEISARQLVPGDIVELEAGDLVPADCRLLDSLHLRTQEAALTGESESVDKDPKALALDDLPLGARYNMVYMGTDITYGRSLAVVTETGMKTEFGRIATMIQTVESEATPLQRRLDQLGKMLAIASLVLVALIFVLGLLRGEDIKLMFLTAITLVVAALPEGLPAVVTIALALGAQQLLKRRVLIRKLPAVETLGSVTVICSGKTGTLTENRMTVSVLDVAGSRLDLTAPLRSYTPSAETPSLLSQPPALSLLLAASTLCNDAQLEADSDEPLSFHVVGDPTEGALVGAAALQGLWKPELEQTLPRVAEIPYDSQRQRMTTVHQFPVDLSQIPLALETVWHWNQGNGKLSDLAFTKGTVEKLLDICSDVWVNGRTEPLNKKWHKRILATYNQLTNNGLRVLGVAFRLEATPGNLEQDLTFIGLVGMNDPARPQAREAVLTCKTAGIRPVMITGDHPLTSQHIARELGIAIDHQILTGEDLARLSGEELEQQLETVSVYARVSPKQKFDIVQALQKRGQIVAMTGDGVNDAPALKAADIGVAMGIRGTDVAKEAADMVLLDDNFATIVAAVKEGRVIYDNIRKFIKYLLSSNSGEMWVMLLAPFLGMPLPLLPLQILWINLTTDGLPALALSLEPAERGIMRRSPYNPNENIFVRGMGRDIIWVGLLMGFVSLGTGYWYWRINHPAWQTMLFTVLTLSQMGNALAIRSEQDSLFRIGLLSNKALLAAVILTLGLQLAVIYVPWLQRLFITVTLSFTDLILSFALSSLVFWAIELQKRWNRQPQPQSIE; from the coding sequence ATGAGTAATTGGTATCAACTAAATTATCCAGAAGTGCTGCAAGAATTAGGCAGCGATATGTCAGAAGGTCTGAGCCAAGAGCAGGCAAATCATCGTCTGAGATTGCATGGTTATAATCAATTGATTGAACAGGATCTCAAAAAACCTTGGGTAATCCTGTGGGAACAATTGACTGATACTTTGGTGATAATTCTGATTGTTGCTGCTATTGTCTCGGCTATCTTGGGAGACTACAACGATGCTATCGGTATCATCGCCATTGTTGTGTTAATCGCTTTGTTGGGTTTCAACCAAGAGTACCGGGCACAAAAGGCGATCGCTACTCTCAAAAAGCTATCAATACCGACAGTCAAAGTCCGTCGCAGTGGGTGTGTAACAGAAATCTCGGCTCGTCAACTTGTACCAGGGGATATTGTGGAACTGGAGGCTGGGGATTTAGTACCCGCAGACTGTCGCTTGCTAGATAGCCTGCACCTACGGACACAGGAAGCAGCCCTCACAGGTGAATCAGAATCGGTAGATAAGGACCCAAAAGCACTGGCTTTAGATGATTTGCCTCTGGGTGCTAGGTATAACATGGTTTATATGGGAACGGACATCACCTATGGGCGCTCGCTGGCTGTAGTTACCGAAACCGGCATGAAAACGGAGTTTGGCCGCATCGCTACCATGATCCAAACGGTGGAGTCAGAAGCAACCCCACTACAACGACGACTAGATCAGCTGGGAAAGATGTTGGCGATCGCATCTTTAGTCCTTGTAGCCCTCATCTTTGTTTTGGGACTGCTCAGGGGAGAGGATATTAAGTTAATGTTCTTAACCGCAATTACCCTAGTAGTAGCAGCTTTACCCGAAGGATTACCAGCGGTAGTAACTATTGCTTTAGCTTTGGGGGCACAGCAGCTGCTCAAACGTCGGGTTCTGATTCGCAAACTACCAGCTGTCGAAACTCTGGGATCGGTGACGGTGATTTGCTCCGGTAAGACTGGCACCTTAACTGAGAATCGCATGACTGTTTCAGTGTTAGATGTAGCAGGGTCTAGATTAGATCTAACTGCACCCCTACGTTCTTATACACCATCTGCAGAAACACCATCTCTACTCAGTCAGCCGCCGGCGCTGTCTCTACTATTGGCTGCTAGCACTCTCTGCAATGATGCTCAGTTAGAGGCTGACTCAGATGAGCCGCTCTCCTTCCATGTCGTAGGCGACCCTACGGAGGGTGCTTTGGTAGGCGCCGCTGCTCTTCAGGGACTTTGGAAACCTGAATTGGAACAGACTCTTCCCCGTGTGGCTGAGATTCCCTACGATTCACAGCGACAACGGATGACTACTGTACACCAATTCCCTGTAGATTTATCCCAAATCCCCCTAGCGCTAGAGACAGTTTGGCACTGGAACCAAGGTAATGGAAAATTATCCGACCTTGCTTTTACCAAGGGCACAGTGGAGAAACTCTTGGATATTTGTTCTGATGTGTGGGTAAATGGGCGAACTGAGCCTTTAAACAAGAAGTGGCACAAACGGATTTTGGCAACCTACAACCAGTTAACCAACAATGGTTTACGTGTTTTGGGTGTTGCATTTCGATTGGAAGCCACCCCTGGAAACCTAGAGCAAGACCTGACTTTCATCGGTTTAGTAGGGATGAATGATCCAGCGCGACCCCAAGCGCGGGAAGCCGTGTTAACTTGTAAAACGGCTGGTATCCGTCCGGTAATGATCACCGGCGACCATCCTTTGACATCTCAGCACATCGCTCGTGAGTTAGGTATTGCTATTGACCACCAAATTTTAACTGGTGAGGATTTGGCTCGTCTGTCTGGTGAGGAATTAGAACAGCAACTGGAAACTGTATCAGTTTATGCCAGGGTTTCACCAAAGCAAAAATTTGACATCGTACAAGCTCTGCAAAAGCGGGGGCAAATTGTCGCCATGACCGGCGATGGCGTCAATGATGCACCTGCCTTGAAGGCCGCTGACATTGGTGTGGCTATGGGCATTAGGGGTACTGACGTGGCAAAAGAGGCAGCGGATATGGTGCTGCTAGATGACAACTTTGCTACCATCGTTGCTGCCGTGAAAGAAGGACGGGTGATTTATGACAACATCCGCAAGTTCATTAAATACCTCTTGAGCAGCAATTCTGGAGAAATGTGGGTAATGCTGCTAGCGCCCTTTTTGGGTATGCCATTGCCATTATTACCACTCCAGATTCTCTGGATTAACCTGACTACTGATGGTTTACCAGCCTTAGCCTTGAGCCTAGAACCAGCAGAAAGGGGCATCATGAGGCGATCGCCCTACAACCCCAACGAAAATATCTTTGTCCGGGGAATGGGGCGGGACATTATTTGGGTAGGTTTACTAATGGGGTTTGTATCTCTTGGTACTGGTTATTGGTATTGGCGCATCAACCACCCAGCCTGGCAAACAATGCTATTTACCGTCCTAACTCTCTCACAAATGGGTAATGCCTTAGCGATTCGCTCTGAGCAAGACTCACTGTTTCGCATTGGTCTACTGTCTAATAAAGCACTATTGGCAGCAGTTATCCTCACTCTGGGATTACAACTGGCGGTCATTTATGTACCTTGGTTACAAAGGCTGTTTATCACAGTCACCCTATCATTTACAGATTTAATCCTTAGTTTTGCTCTAAGTAGCCTAGTTTTCTGGGCTATAGAGCTACAAAAGCGGTGGAATCGTCAACCTCAACCCCAATCCATAGAGTGA